One Paraburkholderia phymatum STM815 genomic window, CCGTTCCGGATCGGGCAGGCGGGGTCGCCGCGCTGCCCTTTATCGCACGCTTAAACGAGCGTGACGGTTACGTCGATATTGCCGCGCGTCGCCTTCGAGTACGGGCAGGTCTGATGCGCGCGGTCGACCACTTGCTGCGCGACATCGCGCGGCAGCCCGGGCAGGCTCACGTTCAGACGCGCCTGAATGAAATACGCGCCGTCGGTGGTGCCGAGATCGATTTCCGTATCGACGCTCGTGTCCGCCGGCAGCGAGATATTCAGCGCGCGTGCCGCGCCGCCCATCGCGCCGATGAAGCAGGCCGACCAGCCCGCGCCCAGCAGTTGCTCGGGGTTCGTGCCCGTG contains:
- a CDS encoding organic hydroperoxide resistance protein encodes the protein MAQIEKVLYTGKVHTTGGREGAARSTDGRLDIKLSTPGGPGTGTNPEQLLGAGWSACFIGAMGGAARALNISLPADTSVDTEIDLGTTDGAYFIQARLNVSLPGLPRDVAQQVVDRAHQTCPYSKATRGNIDVTVTLV